In Granulicella mallensis MP5ACTX8, the sequence GGCCCGCAAGGCTAAATTCAATCAAAGGGGGAAGGCCGTGTCTGATGAATCGGAGTTTCGATGTTAGAGCGAAATCAGGATCGAGGCACGCATAGCTGTTTGTCTTACTGTTTTACGTTTCCCCACAGAATCGTCATCCTGAGCGTAGCGTCCCGGCCTTTGGGGACGCGGAGTCGAAGGACCCCGAGGGTTGACCTCTCGCCCAAACCTTTTGCACCTTTTCCACCTCAAGCGTTCGAGCCTGGACGTTTGTGCTGGAAAAGGTTCCAACACCATGGAAGAGATCAAACCCTTCAGGGTCCTTCGACTCCGCACCTCGCAAAATACGCGAGGTGCTTCGCTCAGGATGACGTTCATGTGGGAGAACAGAATATGTGATGAGTGGGTACTCCCCGATTCGTCGAGCGCCTTCGATTCCTCACCCCACTTGACCGATTGCTATTCACAAAAGTATGTTTTTGGTGGTAAAAATTCGAGACATAGAATAAGTCCTGAATGCGGCAGGTTGAGTCCCCTCTTCCTCTTCAACTGCAGGAGCGCCCGGCTTTCGGCCCTAGGTTTTGCAATATCGCCACACGAATTCAACCACGCACCCAACCCACGCAGCAGGAGAGATCAATGGCAACGAATGCAATGAATCTAAGCCGTCGCAACATGTTGTTAGGAACCGGAGCAGCCGTTGCGGCGCTCGGAGTAAGCCCTCTCGCACTGGCACAGAAGACGAAGTCGATGAGCGAGCGCAATCCGGAGCCCGTTCCTCCCACGCCCGACCAGATTCGCCGCATGAAGTGGTGGCATGAGGCCAAATTCGGCATGTTCATCCACTTCGGCCTGTACAGCCAGCACGCCCGCCACGAGTGGGCGATGGAAGACGAAGCGATCCCCTTCGACGAGTACACGCCTCTGTCAAAGGTCTTCGATCCTGCACCCGGCTCCGCGCGCGGCTGGGCGAAGCTCGCCAAGGCGGCCGGCATGAAGTACATGGTGCTGACCACCAAGCACCACGAAGGCTTTTGCAACTTCGACACCAAGCTCACCGACTACTGTGCGACGAAGCAGGGTCCGGGCCGCGATATCGTCCGCGAGTACGTCGACGCCGCGCGCGCCGAGGGTCTGCACGTTGGCTTCTACTACTCGCTGATGGACTGGCATCATCCCGACGGCGCCCGCTGCGCCACCGACGAGGCCGCCCGCAAGCGCTTCGTTGCGTACACCCACGGCCTCATCCGCGAGCTGCTCACCAACTACGGCAAGATCGATATTCTCTGGTACGACGTCGCCTGGCCGCTCGACGCCGATGGCTGGGAGTCCGAGCGTATGAACAAGATGGTCTTCGAGCTCCAACCCGACATCATCGTGAACAATCGCAACCAGCTCCTCGGCGACTTCTCCACCCCCGAACAACACATTGCCGCCGAAAACAACGGCCGCGCCTGGGAGAGCTGCATGACGCTCAACGACAGCTGGGGCTTTCAGCGCGCGGACGATAACTGGAAGACCTCCAAGACCATCGTCCGCAACCTGATCACCTGCGCGCGCGACGGCGGCAACTACCTGCTCAACATCGGGCCTCAACCCGACGGCGCCGTCCCCGAGGAGTCGGTCCGCGTCCTCACCGAGGTCGGGCAGTGGATGGCCGTCAACGGCGAGACGATCTACAAGTCCGACCCGTGCCAGCCGCGCCGCTCGGAGTATGCGAGCTTCACCCGCACCGGCAACACGCTCTACATGCACGTGAACTTCTGGCCCGGCGAGGACGTCGCGATCTCCGGTCTCAGGGTGAAGGTGAAGTCGGCGCGGCTGCTGAAGACCAACCAGGAGGTGAAGTTCTCCCAGGACCCCTACCGTGTGCACCTCACCGGTCTCCCCATGGACGCTCCCGATTCGCCGGTCACCACCATCGCGCTCGAATGCGATGGAGAACCCAGGCAGGACACCGACTTCGTCCGCAAGAACAAACCTCGCGGAGGCATGTAGAGCGGTTCGTTTTGGGTTGTTGTTGTTCTTGCTGTTGTTTTTCTGGTTGTCATTCCCGCAGGGAATCTGCTGTCTGTGGGCCCAGCACCAATATTTTGCGAGGCAGCGATAGAAGGGGCACGACACGTGCCCTTTCCACCGCTGCCTCCACGAAGAACTGCCATGGTACGAACAAACAGCAGATGCCTTGCGGGAATGACAACCAGAAAACAACCACAAAAGGCTGCTAAGCTGAACCGAAAGACTCACTCCTGTATTCGGGCCCTCAAGTAGTTTGGCAAGAATGATCCATGAGGAGATTTTGATGAAGCCCCGCTCCATTGCACGACGGCTTGCCGTTTGCGCCACCTTATTCGCAGGCCTTGCACAGGCCGCGTCCGCCGCTGAGATTCTCATCTCTGACGCGAAGTCCCAGCCAGAGAGCCTGACCATCGCCCCCGGCGGAATCCTCTTCGTCGGCAGCGCGAGCACACCCTTCGTCTACAAGGTGCGCCCCGGATCCACTGCTGCGGAAAAGTTCGTCGATGCCAGCGCAGAAGGTGCGGGCACCTTTTTCTTCGGGATGCTCGCCGATGCCGCCAACAACATGTTGTGGACGTGCCAGCTAACCCCGGTGCCGGACACCAAGCCGGTGCAGCGCCATACCGCACTGAGGGGCTTCGACCTCTCCTCCGGCGCGCCAAAGCTTCGTTGGAATCTGCCTGGCGATAACACCACGTGCAACGATCTCTCGGTCGGACCGGACAAGGCACTCTATCTAACGGACACCGCCAACGGCAAGATCTTCAAGCTGCCGGCCGGTGCTTCCGCCGCGGAACTCTTCCTGGAGCATCGTGTCCTGATGGGCGTCGATGGCATCACCTTCCTGGACGGCACGCTCTACGTGAACAACGTGGTCTTCAACAAGCTCTACCGCATCCCGGTGGACGCCTCCGGCAAGCCGGGGCAGCCTGTCGATATCTGGATGGACCAGCCCGTAAAAGGCCCGGATGGCATGCGTGCGGCCAATGGCAAGCTGTTCGTTGCCGAGAATGGCAGCGGCCAGATTGACGTCCTTACCATCAATGGCGATAAGGCCAGCGTCACTGTCCTCAAGGACGGACTCAAGACACCCACCGCAGTCGAGCCCGTAGGTGACACCCTCTGGATCGCCGAACGCGGCGCCGGCAAAGCCCTGTCGATTCCAATGCCGAAAAATACATCTCGCTAAGGGCACGTTCCTTTGGGGACGCGAAGTCGAGAACCTGTTTTTGTCTTTCTTGTTGTCATTCCCGCAGGGAATCTGCTGTCTGTCGGCACAGCACCAATATTTTGCGAGACGACTTCAGAAGGGCCATGCCTCGAATCACGCCCTTTCTAGCTCTGCCTCCACGGAAGAACTGTCATGGTACGAACAAGCAGCAGATTCCCTGCGGGAATGACAACAAGAAAGACAACAGCAAGAACAAAACATCCCCGCTCCAGATGAAGCCTTTGTGGGGTTGAACAAGGTATGTGATCAACCTCGGCGTCCGGATTCGTCAGACAGCCTCTTAGACCCCAACCTTGCCCGCACGCTTCGCAGACTTCTTCTCCGCCGACTTCTTCGCGCGGGCCTCGTCCTTTGACTGGATCCCATGCGCAACGAGAATCGCCCGTATCAATCCTGGGAAGCGCTCATCCACTTCCGTACATCGTGAGACATTCTGCATCTCCACGCCATGGCGCTCGCTGCGAATCAGCCCCGCCTCGCGCAGGATCTTGAAGTGCTGCGAGAGCGTGGACTTCGGAATCGCCCTATCGCTCACAACCAAAAAGTTAGAACAGTTCTGCGGACAGGCCTGCGCCACGATGTCGACGAACATCGACACCCGCACCGGGTCGGACAAGGCATGCAGAAGCCCCTCTACCGTAATGTCCTCGATCGATGGATGGAGCAGGGGCCGCATATCTCTATAGAGTAGACGCAGTCCCAAAACGGTTCAATAGTTCATAAATCCGGAACTAATGAATCTTTCCCGAATCTGCCTCCATCTACTCACCAGAACCAGGTGAGGAGCAGGCCCGCAAGGTAGCTCCCAAGAGATCTGAAATTCAACGCAGTACCGGAAAAGGGATAAAGATATGAGCAAGCTCACAGGCAAAGTAGCAGTCGTCACCGGCGCATCCAAGGGTATCGGAGCCGCCATCGCCAAATCGCTCGCCGCAGAAGGCGCTTCCGTCGTCGTGAACTACGCCTCCAGCAAGGCCGGCGCGGACACCGTCGTCGCGGCCATCACCAAGGCGGGCGGCAAGGCTGTAGCGGTGGGCGGAGACGTCTCCAAGGCCGCCGAAGCCCAGGGCATCATCGACGCCGCCATCAAGAACTACGGCCGCCTCGACATCCTCGTCAACAACTCCGGTGTGTATGAGTTCTCGCCCATCGAAGCCATCACCGAAGAGCATTATCACAAGATCTTCAACGTCAACGTACTCGGCCTTCTGCTCGTCACGCGTGCCGCTGTCGCTCATCTCGGTGAGGGCTCCAGCATCATCAACATCGGTTCGGTCGTCAGCAGCCTGACGCCTCCGGCCAGCGCGGTCTACACCGGCACCAAGGGCGCGGTCGATGCCATCACCGGCGTGCTCGCCAAGGAACTCGGCCCCAAGAAGATCCGTGTCAACGCCCTCAACCCCGGCATGGTCGACACCGAAGGCGTACAGACCGCGGGCTTCCTCGGCTCGGACATGGAGAAGAACATCGTTGCGCAGACCCCGCTTGGCCGCGTCGGCCAGGTCGATGACATCGCCTCCGTCGCTACCTTCCTCGCCTCTGACGACGCGAAGTGGGTTACCGGCGAACTCCTCCGCGTCGGCGGCGGTATCCACTAATCGCTAATTCCCGAACGCTAACAGGCCCCGCTGCCGCAGCAATACGGCAGCGGGCCCAACACCAAACCTCACACCTAAAGAGAGGAATCACATGGGTAAGCTCACAGGAAAAGTAGCAGTCATCACCGCCGCCACCTCCGGCATGGCACTCGCCACGGCGAAGCTCTTCGTCGAAGAGGGCGCCTACGTCTTCATCACGGGCCGCCGTAAGGACAAGCTCGATGAGGCCGTCAAGGCCATCGGCAAGAACGTCACAGGCGTCCAGGGCGACGCCTCCAACCTCGCCGACCTCGACCGTCTCTACGAGACCGTCAAACGCGAGAAGGGCAAGATCGACGTCCTCTTCGCCAGCGCCGGCCAGGGCGAGTTCGCCACGCTCGAACAGGTCACCGAAGAGCACTTCGACAAGACCTTCGACCTCAACGTGCGTGGAACACTGTTCACGGTACAGAAGGCGTTGCCGCTCTTCAACGACAACGGCTCCATCTTCCTGAACGGCTCGATCGCCAGCATCAAGGGCATCCCGTCCTTCGGCGTCTACAGTGCCAGCAAGGCCGCGGTCCGTTCCTTCGCACGCACCTGGCTGGTGGAGTTGAAGGAGCGTCGCATCCGCGTCAACATCCTGAGCCCCGGCACCATCGACACCCCCATCCTCGACCCGCTGGGCGATGAGGCGAAGGAAGGCTTCAAGAAGATGATTCCGCGCGGCGAAATGGGCCGTCCGGAAGAGATCGCCACGGTAGCTCTCTTCCTGGCCTCCAGCGACTCCAGCTTCGTCAACGGCATCGAGCTCTTCGTCGACGGCGGTACCGCCCAGATCTAACGACCGGCCTCCGTACTTCCGGAGCCCAACCCAACGGGACTCGCCCGGCAGCTACTCCACTAGCCGCCAGGCGAGTCTCGTTCTGTTTATGGTTTTGAAGGGGCGGGGCTAAAAGCCCCGCCCCTTCAAAACAAAACTTGATCTCTCATTTCATCCTCACTCGTAGCTTGGAGCTGTGAGTTTGATGGCCTGCCCTAGACTCACGCGGCCCTTAGAAAAGCTATACGCAACCGCCTTGTTCCTCCCCTGCGGATAAAATCAAACACGTGAAGCAGAATTTGAAGCTACTGGTATCAGGAGTGTTGTTCGGGATCGCTACAACACTCAGCGCGCAACAGTCACCGAACGTCTTTCAGAATCTGATCGCGGATTCAGCGCATCGGATCGCCATCGCCCATCAGGTAGCGCTGTCCAAATGGGACAGTAACGGTGTCGTCGAAGACTCGGCCCGCGAGGCCCAGGTGATTCAGAATGCGGTCGCAGCAGGACAGTCCAAGGGCCTTAGCGAAGCCTCTCTCACTTCGTTCTTTCGATCCCAGATTGAGGCCAACAAGCTCGTGCAGTACTCGCTCCTCGCGGATTGGCAAGTAGCCGGGAAGGCTCCGGAACACCAGAAGGTAAATCTTGCCACCGAGATCCGTCCGGAACTCGACCACCTTCAGTCTTCTTTGATCTCGGACCTTGTCCAAAGCGCCGAGGCTCGCTCTCGGCCCGACTGCTCGACTGCGCTGGCCGTCGCGATTCACAAGTATCTCGCCACGCAAGGTACCGCCGAGTCGACGTTGGATGCACTGGCCCTTAACCGTTCCCTGGCCACAGCCTGCGTTCGCTAAAGTAAATCTCCTGTAGGTGTATAGCGAAGCTACGACACTTATGGCCGTCACGGATGCAGCTTCTGCTCCAGATCCGGCACAAACAGCGGCTGCGCGTCGGCTTCCAATCGATGCGCCGCCGTCAGCGCCAGGGCATAGGCGGCTCGTGCACTGTCTTTGTCGCCTAATGCCGTCTGGGCGTCTCCCAAAGCCGTCTGCGCCAGCAAATTCTCCGGCTGCAAAGTGACAGCTTTCTCTGCCGCAACCAAAGCCTCTGCGGGCCTCTTCTCACTCAACAGGATCTTCGACTTTTGGACTGCTCCCAACGCCGCCGCTTCAGGCACATGGAAATCGCCACGGTACACAAACACGCTGTGATCGATCTGCTCCGCCATCGGCATCCACCGAAATCGCTCGAAGATATTCAACTGGTCGCTGGGCCAGTCACAGGCTTCCAGATCGTCTGCGCTTAACAAGAGGTTGCCATGGATGGTTTCTGGCACGTCGACCGGCAGGATCTCTCCTCCGGTGTGGGCCGTGGGCAGCGGGTGGCAGGGAATGCCGTAGGCTTGGGGACGAAGATCCGGATAAGCGGAATAGGCGAACCAGCACTCCTCGCCAGGATGGGCGTCAACCCATTGCTTGACGTGCGGCAGTTGTTGCGCCCAATCCACACTGGAGTCGCTCAGGTATTTGTGCGTATTCGCCGTGCCGCCCCAGGCTTCATTGGCGTACGCCATCTCTGCCGGAAACACTGCCAGGGCAGAAACGACATGACACGCCACCAATCCTCCACCGATCCAAATCCAGCGTCGGTTATGCTGCGCGAGCGCTGTCAGACCCGCTGCTGCCAGCAACGCGGCCAGAGGATACAGGAACAGAACATGCCGCGTGCCGATGTTCATACCGCTCAGGATCGCCACACCCAGATAGATAGCTCCCGGGACCGCAAGATACGCCAACTCTCTTCCTTGCCTGAGCCGCCTGCTGATCAGCGCAATACCTGCCAGCACTACCAGACCGATTAAGCCCAGAGTGGTCTTGATGGACAGCGCGACTGGAAAGTACCACCAGACGCCGTGAGGATAATCGTGCCCTAGCAGGAAGATGGGATACTGCTGCGCTGCATAGTGGATGTCAGTCATCCCCAGCAGGTAGGATTCCGGCAGCAACCGCCAGTGGGCGAGATGTCCTATCATCCAACTGTTTATCCCCTTGAGGGGTGCAGCGTATTCGCTCAGCGTCGGATTCATCACCAGCCCTGCCGGTCTGGCCGCATAGCGAAAACCGTAGAAAGCCCAGAGCACCACAACCGCGAGAACCACGATGGCAGCAAATCCGCCAAACAGTGTCCCAGCCGTCCGCTTGCGCCGTTCCGGCTCGGCACAGGCGATCTCTACCAGCGTCAATCCCAGCAGCATCGGAGCCAGCAAAATTCCGCTGTGCTTGGCCGCCAGCGTGAGTCCTGCGGCTAGGCCGGTCAGCAGCAGACGAAGCACAGAGGGCTGCCTTGCGTAACGGTAGAAGCAATAGATGGTGGCCAGAAAGAAGCAGGCGACGCCCATATCGGTCGTGACCAGATCACTGTTGGCCAACACATTGGGCTCGAAGACCACCAATAGCAAAGCCAGCAGACCAGCGGACTCGCCAAAGAACTTGCTCCCGATCAGAAACACCATCACGGAGAGGCCCACGGCGAAGACACCTGCTGCCAGGCGCATGCGGAAGAGCAGGCGATGTTTTGGGCCATCGTTACGTTCCAGAAAATCACGGCCATCCCGGTACGCCTCTGTCTTGAACATTCGCTGTTGCAGCGGAGGCACCCAAAGCTTCTCCTGCAGCAGAGGCAATGTCGCCACCAGCTTCACCAGCGGCGGATGCTCGGGATTCAGACCGTAGTCGCCGCTATGCCACATCATGTAGCCGGCGAAGATATGGTCGCCCTCATCGAAGGTGAGCGACTCGCCATGGACGATGATCGCCACCAGGATCATCTGCAAGATGATCAATCCGCCTGCTAAAGACCAGACGGGCATCTTCAATCTATTCATTGACCTTCCGCCCCCAACCGCTATACCCAATGATTCGCGCCCCCCATTTTATAGAGATTTTCACGAAGGACTTTTTCGGTGGAAGATGCATCAAACCCAGGCGTGGTGGGTCTAACGAGACAGACAGAAATCAGGGGGAAATCATGCAACTGCAACTGCTGCGAAATGCGACTCTGCGTTTGAACTATGCCGGACGAACGATTCTTGTCGATCCATGCCTCGGCGCAAAAGGGAGCCTGCCCACAGTAGCCGGTATCCAGGCCAATCCCACCGTAGATCTGCCGGTAACGGTAGAGAAGCTGCTGGAAGGGATCGAACTGACCGTGATCTCGCACCTCCATCCCGACCACTTCGACCCCGCAGGAATCTCGCATCTGCCGAAGACGATGCCGATCCTCTGCCACCCTGCCCATCTCAAGGAGATCGAGGAGCACGGGTTCACCGCGGCCAGGACTCTGACAGAAGAGGTCGCGGAGGGCGCTCTCACCATCGCACCCACCACAGGACAGCATGGGACGGGCGAAGTCCTTGCAAAGATGGGCACTGTGATGGGGTTCATCCTCAAGGCCGAGAATGAACCCACGGTGTACTGGGCCGGTGACACCGTGCTGACGCCGGAGGTGATCGAGATCGTCCACAAGACCGGGCCGGACGTGATCGTCACCCACTCCGGAGCTGCGACCATAGCGAACACGCTGCTGCTCATGGACGATGCACAAACCGTTGAGCTCTACCGCCATGCAGGCGAGGCCATCTTCATCGCGGTCCACATGGAGGCGTTTGACCACTGTGCCGTGACCCGCGACCGGCTGCGTGCCACCGCGAACCTCGCTGGCATCCCGAGCCATCGTCTACTCATCCCCGCCGATGGAGAGCAGATCGAGCTATAGACCCCTGCTTCAAAGAAGACGGCTTACCCGAAGGACTCTTGTGGGTAAACGCGAGATCGGTTTAGCACTGCTGGTTCCTGGCCGGTAAAAAGGCCAGGAGCCTTCTGGCATTCAGGTCATATATCCTTTGCCCATGCGATTTTCTGCCTTCGTTCCCGTCGCCGCCTTCCTCTGCGTGCTTCCGGCGTTCAGCCAGACCGCGCCTCCGCACCCCTCTCAAGCGGCCACATCGCAAGCCATCGCCACCGAAATCGACGAGGTAGAAACCGGTCTTCTCACCGTCGTAACCGTCGCCGGTGACCCTCATCCCACACGCTCCCTCACTGAAGAGATGCGCCGTCGCCATGTTCCCGCTGTCAGCATCGCCGTCATTCACAACGGCACCCTCCGCTGGGCCCACGCCTGGGGAACCCTCAACCCCGAAGGCGGCGCACCCGCCACAGCGGACAGCCTCTTTCAGGCTGCCTCTATCAGCAAATCTCTCGCCTCCATGGCCGCTCTCCACCTCGTCCAGCAAGGCAAGCTCTCGCTCGACGCTCCCGTCCAGACCGAGCTCAAAAGCTGGACGCTGCCTCAAAACAACTTCACCGCCCAGCAGCCCGTCACTCTCCGCGAGCTGCTCTCGCACACCGCCGGCATCAACGTCCACGGCTTCCCCGGCTATGCGACTACCGGTCCTGTCGCCACGCTTCAACAGGTCCTCGACGGCACTAAGCCGGCTAATACCGACGCCATCCGTGTCACCGCTCTCCCCGGCCAGGCCTTCAGCTACGCCGGCGGCGGGTACACGATCGCCCAGCAGATGATGATCGACGCCACCGGACAGCCCTTCCCGCAGATCATGCAGTCCCTGGTTCTCGGCCCCGTCGGCATGAGCCACAGCACCTACCAGCAGCCGCTCCCGCCCGCTCGCCTCAAAGAAGTCGCCCTGCCAGCCGACGATCAAGGCAAGCCCATCGCCGGAGGCCCCCACACCTATCCTGAGATGGCCGCCGCCGGTCTCTGGACCACCCCCTCCGACCTGGCTCTCTGGGTCATGGAGATGCAGCGCTCGCTGAAGGGTCAGGCCAATCACGTCCTCTCCCCCGAGATGACCCGTCTCATGCTCACGCCCATCAAAGAGCACTACGGCCTCGGCGTCACCGTCACGAAGGAGAATGGCCAGACGTCTTTCGCTCACAGCGGTGGCAACGCTGGCTATCGTACCTTCTACATCGGCTATGAAAACGGAGACGGTGCGGTCATCATGACCAGCAGCGACAGCGGCGGGCCTCTCTATCCCGACATCCTCCGCAGCATCTCCCGTGTCTACAACTGGTCCACCTGGAAGTCCACCGAGCGCACTGCGATCACCCTTGCTTCATCAGCTCTCACGGCTTACACCGGCAAGTTCAACACGCAGGCCCTCGGCCCCATAGAGGTCTCACTGGAATCCGGGCACCTGCAGGCCAGGCTCTCCTACTACGGCTCCAGCCCGCTCTTTCCGTCTGCTTCCAATATCTTCTTCGCTACCGACACGGAAGCCGAGCTCCACTTCGATTCCCCCGACTCCGGCAAGCTTCTTGTCGACAACCAGTCCATCTCCTTTACGCGTATCAAGGAAACACCGGCTCTCCCTCATTAATCACCATCGAGACGCAGGGTTCAGCGTTGCCCGAACTCCATGGGAAGCTTGAACGTTCTTCTCCCCGTCTACATTGTCAATTGCCGGTTAAACACGAGGCCTTTTCACCCGCCGGGCTTTTGCCTCGCAGCACGACCACCGATAGACCTAGTATTCTGATTGCACGATCATGGCATACCCCACAAACAATCTGAGGATTAAATCCACTAGAGTCGTTCTTCCTCCTATCTTCCTTGAGGAGGAGATGCCTGTTACCGATAACGCTTCGCGCACCGTCTTCGACGCGCGTCGCCAAATTGTAGACATCCTCAACGGATCGGATGATCGTCTGGTCGTCGTTGTAGGTCCTTGTTCCATCCACGATCCGGTTGCCGCCCGCGAGTACGCGGGCCTGCTGAAGGAGGCGATCGCAGAGCTCTCCAGCGACCTCATGATCGTGATGCGTGTTTACTTCGAGAAACCGCGCACCACCCTCGGCTGGAAGGGGCTTATCAACGACCCCTACTTCGATGAGTCCTTCCGCATCAACGACGGGCTGCGCATGGCGCGCCACCTCCTCCTCGATCTGGCCGAGATGGGAGTGCCCGCCGGCACCGAATACCTCGACATGATCTCGCCGCAGTACGTCTCCGACCTCGTAAGCTGGGGAGCCATCGGCGCGCGAACCACGGAGAGCCAGGTCCATCGCCAGCTCGCCTCCGGACTCTCCTGCCCGGTGGGCTTCAAGAACGGCACCTCCGGCAACGTACGCATTGCGGTGGAGGCCATCCTCTCGGCCAATCATCCCCACACCTTCCTGGGCACCTCTGAGACGGGACAGTCCGCCATCCTTCTCACGTCCGGCAACACGGACTGCCATATCATCCTGCGCGGCGGCCGGCAGACCACCAACTACGATGCCGCAGCCGTGGCTTCGACGGTGGAAGAGATGGAAAAGGCAGGCGTCAAACCCCGCATCATGATCGACTGCAGCCACGCAAACAGCGGCAAAGATCACCGCAAGCAGGCCGAGGTATGCCGCTCCGTGTCGGAGCAGGTTATTGCGAGCACGAACCGTAACATCATGGGCGTCATGATTGAAAGCAATCTCGTTGCCGGGGCGCAGCCTCTCATTGCTGGCAAAGAGCTGGTCTACGGGCAAAGCATCACCGACGCCTGCATCGACTGGCCCGAGACCCAAACGCTTCTGCGTGAACTCGCCAGCGCTGTCCGCGAGCGGCGAGCTCACCTCAAGGGTTAAACGGGGAGAGTTGTCTGGCCTTCTCCAGGACGGGGAGGCGCATCTGGGTCCAGCGTTGAACCGTCACCGTTGTCCATCGTGCGCGTCCCTGGTCTTCGTAGCTCACGGAGGCCGTTCCTGAAATCGCCAACGCTGTTCCGTTGTTGAAGTCCGGCAGAAGAAGGCCGACGCGGGCATCGATCTCAAGATTGCCCAGCGTATTGAAGAGGTTATTGCCCGCGTAGTCCGGGAAGCGGATAGTTCTGTCCGACGGGCTTACGACAAACCCCGGATTGCCCCCGCGATGCGAAGCATCCAGGCCGCGCTCCGGGTGCTGCGTTGCGATGAAGAAGACGTCGGTCTTCTCAAAGGCGTCACGCTGCTCCCGAGTCAACGATTCTCCCTCCAGCAACGCATGAGCCGGAGCGTCTTTTGACCACGCCAGCGCGCGCTGCGTGATGTACTTCGGGCAGTTGGGATAAGCCTCCGCGACGGACAGCACCATCAGCTTGTCTGATGGCTTCTCCAGCCGTCCATTGACGCGCAGACGGCGGCGGGTAGCAAAGTCGAGCACTACTCCGCCGACGAGTTGCCGATCTTCGGCAGCACGGAGAATCCGTTCGTCGACAGGATCGATCGTCTGCTCAAGATCCAGGTAGAGGGTGTCGCGGGAGGCAGCCATCCACCCCGCTTTGCCGGCGACGGGCAGGCACCACATCGCGCCCTTGTCGAGGACCGCAAGAACTAGAAGCGACTGCTGCTGCAGAAAGGGAATCGCTCCAGCCGGAATGTAAGGGGAGATCATGGGACTGTTCCGGTCCGCTTCCTCTGTCCCACCCACTCGCCGCTGAACACGGCGTTCGCCTTCGTGAAAAGGATCCATCGACATATCCGTCTCCGATCTCCTCTGTAAACCGTTCGGTCTACAACTATAAGATTAGACCGATCGGTATAATGATGCAAGCACGAGCATAAAAGGGATCAGATCAATGGCAAAGACCGAAACCGCAGAGGCAGAAAAAGTTCTTGGCTCGCTCATCTCCGTCTTTCGCGATCACGGCTTTGAGGGCGCGAGCCTGACCCGGTTCACGGAGTCTT encodes:
- a CDS encoding serine hydrolase; protein product: MRFSAFVPVAAFLCVLPAFSQTAPPHPSQAATSQAIATEIDEVETGLLTVVTVAGDPHPTRSLTEEMRRRHVPAVSIAVIHNGTLRWAHAWGTLNPEGGAPATADSLFQAASISKSLASMAALHLVQQGKLSLDAPVQTELKSWTLPQNNFTAQQPVTLRELLSHTAGINVHGFPGYATTGPVATLQQVLDGTKPANTDAIRVTALPGQAFSYAGGGYTIAQQMMIDATGQPFPQIMQSLVLGPVGMSHSTYQQPLPPARLKEVALPADDQGKPIAGGPHTYPEMAAAGLWTTPSDLALWVMEMQRSLKGQANHVLSPEMTRLMLTPIKEHYGLGVTVTKENGQTSFAHSGGNAGYRTFYIGYENGDGAVIMTSSDSGGPLYPDILRSISRVYNWSTWKSTERTAITLASSALTAYTGKFNTQALGPIEVSLESGHLQARLSYYGSSPLFPSASNIFFATDTEAELHFDSPDSGKLLVDNQSISFTRIKETPALPH
- a CDS encoding pyridoxamine 5'-phosphate oxidase family protein, which encodes MSMDPFHEGERRVQRRVGGTEEADRNSPMISPYIPAGAIPFLQQQSLLVLAVLDKGAMWCLPVAGKAGWMAASRDTLYLDLEQTIDPVDERILRAAEDRQLVGGVVLDFATRRRLRVNGRLEKPSDKLMVLSVAEAYPNCPKYITQRALAWSKDAPAHALLEGESLTREQRDAFEKTDVFFIATQHPERGLDASHRGGNPGFVVSPSDRTIRFPDYAGNNLFNTLGNLEIDARVGLLLPDFNNGTALAISGTASVSYEDQGRARWTTVTVQRWTQMRLPVLEKARQLSPFNP
- a CDS encoding 3-deoxy-7-phosphoheptulonate synthase is translated as MAYPTNNLRIKSTRVVLPPIFLEEEMPVTDNASRTVFDARRQIVDILNGSDDRLVVVVGPCSIHDPVAAREYAGLLKEAIAELSSDLMIVMRVYFEKPRTTLGWKGLINDPYFDESFRINDGLRMARHLLLDLAEMGVPAGTEYLDMISPQYVSDLVSWGAIGARTTESQVHRQLASGLSCPVGFKNGTSGNVRIAVEAILSANHPHTFLGTSETGQSAILLTSGNTDCHIILRGGRQTTNYDAAAVASTVEEMEKAGVKPRIMIDCSHANSGKDHRKQAEVCRSVSEQVIASTNRNIMGVMIESNLVAGAQPLIAGKELVYGQSITDACIDWPETQTLLRELASAVRERRAHLKG
- a CDS encoding MBL fold metallo-hydrolase translates to MQLQLLRNATLRLNYAGRTILVDPCLGAKGSLPTVAGIQANPTVDLPVTVEKLLEGIELTVISHLHPDHFDPAGISHLPKTMPILCHPAHLKEIEEHGFTAARTLTEEVAEGALTIAPTTGQHGTGEVLAKMGTVMGFILKAENEPTVYWAGDTVLTPEVIEIVHKTGPDVIVTHSGAATIANTLLLMDDAQTVELYRHAGEAIFIAVHMEAFDHCAVTRDRLRATANLAGIPSHRLLIPADGEQIEL